A stretch of the Opisthocomus hoazin isolate bOpiHoa1 chromosome 2, bOpiHoa1.hap1, whole genome shotgun sequence genome encodes the following:
- the E2F6 gene encoding transcription factor E2F6 isoform X1, whose translation MAGPARWERLRPLRPDTLRVSEPPMISLHVDDDVRFVRRNLKVKKPRFDASLVYLTRKFMDLVKTAPDGVLDLNEVATTLGVRKRRVYDITNVLDGIHLIQKRSKNLIQWVGSNLDQVVGKAREQQNLKDELSDLSAMEEALDELINDCAHQLFELTDDKENAKLAYVTYQDIRSIQAFQEQIVIAIKAPEETKLEIPVPKEDCIEVHMKSTKGPIDVYLCEVEQEKPDAKSFEDVDTVTSETEPSVPPEEVRSPGEEKKETT comes from the exons ATGGCCGGCCCTGCCAGGTGGGAGCGCCTGAGGCCGCTGCGGCCGGACACGCTGCGTGTGAGTGAG ccaCCAATGATCAGCCTGCATGTGGACGATGATGTACGGTTTGTGAGAA GAAACCTGAAAGTCAAAAAGCCTCGATTTGATGCATCCTTGGTTTATTTGACCCGAAAATTCATGGACCTTGTCAAAACAGCTCCAGACGGTGTCCTTGATTTAAATGAAGTAGCAACAACGCTTGGAGTACGAAAAAGAAGAGTGTATGACATCACCAATGTGTTGGATGGAATCCACTTAATTCAGAAAAGATCTAAGAATCTTATCCAGTGGGT AGGTTCTAATCTTGACCAAGTTGTCGGAAAAGCACGAGAGCAGCAAAACCTTAAAGATGAACTTTCTGACTTGTCAGCTATGGAAGAAGCTCTGGATGAATTAATCAACGATTGTGCTCATCAGTTATTTGAACTAACAGatgacaaagaaaatgcaaaa CTAGCTTATGTGACATACCAAGATATACGTAGCATTCAGGCATTTCAAGAACAGATTGTGATTGCAATCAAAGCTCCAGAGGAAACCAAATTGGAAATACCAGTTCCTAAAGAA GATTGCATAGAAGTACATATGAAGAGCACGAAAGGACCCATTGATGTGTATCTGTGTGAGGTGGAACAAGAGAAGCCAGATGCCAAAAGTTTTGAAGATGTGGATACCGTCACTTCTGAAACTGAGCCATCGGTTCCTCCTGAGGAAG TGAGATCTccgggggaagaaaaaaaagaaaccacctgA
- the E2F6 gene encoding transcription factor E2F6 isoform X3 — protein sequence MAGPARWERLRPLRPDTLRPPMISLHVDDDVRFVRRNLKVKKPRFDASLVYLTRKFMDLVKTAPDGVLDLNEVATTLGVRKRRVYDITNVLDGIHLIQKRSKNLIQWVGSNLDQVVGKAREQQNLKDELSDLSAMEEALDELINDCAHQLFELTDDKENAKLAYVTYQDIRSIQAFQEQIVIAIKAPEETKLEIPVPKEDCIEVHMKSTKGPIDVYLCEVEQEKPDAKSFEDVDTVTSETEPSVPPEEVRSPGEEKKETT from the exons ATGGCCGGCCCTGCCAGGTGGGAGCGCCTGAGGCCGCTGCGGCCGGACACGCTGCGT ccaCCAATGATCAGCCTGCATGTGGACGATGATGTACGGTTTGTGAGAA GAAACCTGAAAGTCAAAAAGCCTCGATTTGATGCATCCTTGGTTTATTTGACCCGAAAATTCATGGACCTTGTCAAAACAGCTCCAGACGGTGTCCTTGATTTAAATGAAGTAGCAACAACGCTTGGAGTACGAAAAAGAAGAGTGTATGACATCACCAATGTGTTGGATGGAATCCACTTAATTCAGAAAAGATCTAAGAATCTTATCCAGTGGGT AGGTTCTAATCTTGACCAAGTTGTCGGAAAAGCACGAGAGCAGCAAAACCTTAAAGATGAACTTTCTGACTTGTCAGCTATGGAAGAAGCTCTGGATGAATTAATCAACGATTGTGCTCATCAGTTATTTGAACTAACAGatgacaaagaaaatgcaaaa CTAGCTTATGTGACATACCAAGATATACGTAGCATTCAGGCATTTCAAGAACAGATTGTGATTGCAATCAAAGCTCCAGAGGAAACCAAATTGGAAATACCAGTTCCTAAAGAA GATTGCATAGAAGTACATATGAAGAGCACGAAAGGACCCATTGATGTGTATCTGTGTGAGGTGGAACAAGAGAAGCCAGATGCCAAAAGTTTTGAAGATGTGGATACCGTCACTTCTGAAACTGAGCCATCGGTTCCTCCTGAGGAAG TGAGATCTccgggggaagaaaaaaaagaaaccacctgA
- the E2F6 gene encoding transcription factor E2F6 isoform X2 yields MAGPARWERLRPLRPDTLRVSEPPMISLHVDDDVRFVRRNLKVKKPRFDASLVYLTRKFMDLVKTAPDGVLDLNEVATTLGVRKRRVYDITNVLDGIHLIQKRSKNLIQGSNLDQVVGKAREQQNLKDELSDLSAMEEALDELINDCAHQLFELTDDKENAKLAYVTYQDIRSIQAFQEQIVIAIKAPEETKLEIPVPKEDCIEVHMKSTKGPIDVYLCEVEQEKPDAKSFEDVDTVTSETEPSVPPEEVRSPGEEKKETT; encoded by the exons ATGGCCGGCCCTGCCAGGTGGGAGCGCCTGAGGCCGCTGCGGCCGGACACGCTGCGTGTGAGTGAG ccaCCAATGATCAGCCTGCATGTGGACGATGATGTACGGTTTGTGAGAA GAAACCTGAAAGTCAAAAAGCCTCGATTTGATGCATCCTTGGTTTATTTGACCCGAAAATTCATGGACCTTGTCAAAACAGCTCCAGACGGTGTCCTTGATTTAAATGAAGTAGCAACAACGCTTGGAGTACGAAAAAGAAGAGTGTATGACATCACCAATGTGTTGGATGGAATCCACTTAATTCAGAAAAGATCTAAGAATCTTATCCA AGGTTCTAATCTTGACCAAGTTGTCGGAAAAGCACGAGAGCAGCAAAACCTTAAAGATGAACTTTCTGACTTGTCAGCTATGGAAGAAGCTCTGGATGAATTAATCAACGATTGTGCTCATCAGTTATTTGAACTAACAGatgacaaagaaaatgcaaaa CTAGCTTATGTGACATACCAAGATATACGTAGCATTCAGGCATTTCAAGAACAGATTGTGATTGCAATCAAAGCTCCAGAGGAAACCAAATTGGAAATACCAGTTCCTAAAGAA GATTGCATAGAAGTACATATGAAGAGCACGAAAGGACCCATTGATGTGTATCTGTGTGAGGTGGAACAAGAGAAGCCAGATGCCAAAAGTTTTGAAGATGTGGATACCGTCACTTCTGAAACTGAGCCATCGGTTCCTCCTGAGGAAG TGAGATCTccgggggaagaaaaaaaagaaaccacctgA